GGAGTTACGCCGTCCCAATTCGAAAAGGAAAACCTGAGCGAGACGTAATCAGTGCTGAATAGCTGACTTAAAACAGCGAAACAAGGTCCATCGGGCAGGAAATCCTCATATCAGGCTCTGCCACGCTGCCGAAGCCATACTCGGCAAAGACGAAGGGGATTCCGGCTTCTTTGCAGGCATCGGCATCGCCCTGGGTGTCGCCGACATAAACCGGATCCTGCAGATTGTTTTCGCGCATCAGACGCAGAATGGTCTGTCCCTTGGAGGTGCCGGTCTGCCCGAAGCAGAGGTGGTCTTTAAAATATTTTCCGTATCCGGTCTTGCGAAAAAGCAGCTCGATATAGCCGGACTGGCAGTTGCTTACAATAAAGAGCGGGTATTTTGCGGACAGAGCCTTCAGCGCGTCCTCCAG
This is a stretch of genomic DNA from Marvinbryantia formatexigens DSM 14469. It encodes these proteins:
- a CDS encoding HAD family hydrolase, yielding MDGIIFDVDGTLWDSTDVVAVAYNRTISENTDLPIRVTPDDLKQLFGKPMDVIFATLLPSLPYERQCALAEMCFTQEHEELEKTPGTVYEGLEDALKALSAKYPLFIVSNCQSGYIELLFRKTGYGKYFKDHLCFGQTGTSKGQTILRLMRENNLQDPVYVGDTQGDADACKEAGIPFVFAEYGFGSVAEPDMRISCPMDLVSLF